The following nucleotide sequence is from Triticum dicoccoides isolate Atlit2015 ecotype Zavitan chromosome 7B, WEW_v2.0, whole genome shotgun sequence.
GCGCCCGGCAGCGGGGTCCCTCCTGCGGCCGCCCAGTCGGCGCCGCCCAGCGGCCGCGACTCGCCGAGCACCGCCAGAAGTAGGAACGCCGCCACGATCATCGGCAGAGCGAGCTTCATCGTCCTCCTCAAGACGGCCATCGATCTCGTCAACCTTGGCTTTCTTCTTCTTCTGTCTCTCTCTTCTCCCTTTGCAACAAGCTTGTAGGGGGGCTGCACGACGCTGGGTTTTGGCAATGTCGTCGAGATGTAATTCTTCAACGAGGTGGTAGTAGCTATGGAATGAACGGGTCGCGCCTATATATAACGCAGGCAGGAGCGAAGAGGCGGTCGATGGAGCTAGCGAGGCGTGGAGACTAGGCAGGAAGTTGCATGCCGGTTACGTGCGGCGACTTGGCTTTCGCGCGTCCCGTTTGATGAAAAGTCAATGCGCGCGGCACGCAGGGCCGGCGAGCGCGCGCGGTCGGTATCTCGCATTCCGTCGTAGAATTCCATCGTCGAAACGAAAGCGATCCGTTCTTCTTCCTACCCGGCGGTGCgttcgtgcgcgcgcgcgcgcgcatggAGAGGTAGCAAACTGCGCGCGCACGAAGAAGCGTCCAAGGCACGAGCGTGTCGCGCGTCTTGAACAGAGCACGCACGGGAACAAATACATGCATATATCCATGAATCTCCCACATATTTTGAGTTGTACGTACAATGTACCTATTGTCTGCAACAAAAATACATTTCTATATTTCTTGAAACAGACTTTTTTTTGTACAAATTCTATGTATATATAAGGAGCTCGACATATGTTCACACACGTGGAAATACGGTTTACTTTGACCAGGGAAACGCCTTGGGGGCCAAGGCACTTGACAGGGGTCTGGTTTGACCTAGCGTTCAACAGGGATTTTTTTTCCGAAGGCGTTCAACAGAGATTGAGCGTACTTAATTTAGGCAGAAGCTTAATTTGGTTTGTCGTCGACACTGTGTAGTACTTGGGTCGTCTCCGATACGTACCTGTCAACTGATACGGTCAAGACATTTGAATTCCCTCCTGAACTTGGCCTGAATTTTCAATGTTTTATCCGGAGTCGATCCCGCCCTAGCTAATTTCCAAGAAACTGCTCAAAACTTTGCCACGGTTTGTTACCAGGCTCGCGCCTTTTTCGTAGCATCTTACGTACGTGCGTGTGATAACTGGTATTAAGCTGCTCGAGCTACCTAGCTTGTAGGAGGGAAACTCGCATTTGTTAGTTGAAAGCTGAAACCGGCCGCCACAAGTTCAGGAGCGACACGGTTTCGGGCAAATGGCAAATTACATTGCTGCATGCGTCGTATGGTGCCACCGCGGAGATCTCCTAGTTGAAAAACGCCGTACGTGTGTCGTGTGGCCGTGATTATTTATTTGTATTTGTAGTTGCCTATAATGCAGTACATAAAAACTATTTTATGCTATTTTCTCATCATTAACAAGTGATGGTGTCAATCCAACTTCGTCATGACCCACGACCAGTTGAGAGGAAGAGATTGTGACTTGTAAAACTCTGTGTCCGACGCGCGTGATCATGCGCCATGAATTTCAACTTTCCGAGTGGTGCACGGCTGGGCGTCTTTGACCAGCGGTGGAGTAGGTCGGAGGCAGGAAAAACATGAACAAGCTGTCTCAACTTCGGGGATCAGACGAACTCTACTGCGACCGGGGGGATTTTCCTCCGAGGTTGTAACTGTAGCAATCAACCAAATAATTGTCCTGGATGAGACAAGACTACGGTTCGCCCGGCCGGGCTCGATTCCAGCTTTGAAGGAAGGGTGCTTTCGACTGTCAATTCTTTGTCACCTCCCTGCGCGACAGGTAACATGGTGCAAGTCGCCTATATGGCAAAAAAATTTCAAGAAAAAGAATATATATTAATACCAAGtagataccaattacacccagcACACCCCAAACCGTATGGGCAAGCGGGCAAGTGAAAAAGAGATGGTTAGCAGTTTTCATGTTTGTGCAGAATGAACATATACGATTCCCCAGCCAATTCCTACGACGCATGTTGTTGCGCGTAAGCACAGTGTTTTGAAACAACTGCCACAAGAAAATTTTAATTTTTCAAGAGGATTGCAGCTTTCCACACCCATTTGTAACTGGGACCAGATAAATTTCTCTCCAATCATTCATATACAAATTTACTGGTAAATTTCCCCTTACTAGTCAAAGACCAGGATACTGAATCTGGATCTTCATTTAGCGGTCTTTTTTTGGCCTCAAACACCACCCACTTCCATTGTTCCTCCAACTCACAAAAAGCCTAAACCCAAAggtaagttgatacgtctccaatgtatctataatatttgattgttccatgttgttatattatcattcttggatgttttacaatcattttatagtcactttatatcattttttggtactaacctattgacatagtgcccagtgtcagttattgttttttgcatgttttttacatcacagaaaatcaatatcaaacggagtccaaatgcaacgcaactcctcgagggatttttttggaccagaagaaagccaatgggccaaggaagcacctgagggctGCTCGAGGTGagtagcacccaccagggcgcgccagcagGCCCAAGCGCGCCatggggggttgtgcccacctcgggtgccccccgaaccgcctctttgctctataaataccataatatttcaaaaaccctaggggagtcgacgaaatattgatccagccgccgcagagtccagaaccaccagatccaatctagacaccgtcatggaggggttcaccacttccattggtgcctctcctatgatgcgtgagtagttctttgtagacctacgggtccgtagttagtagctagatgacttcctctgtcttgattatcaatacaatggtctcttggagatccatatgatgtaagtcttttggcggtgtgtttgttgggatccgatgaattttgagtttatgatcagatctatgtttttatccatgaaagttatttgagtcttctttgatctcttatatgcatgattgcttatagcctcgtatttcttctccgatatttgggttttgttcggccaacttgatctatttatcttgcaatgagaagaggtgctttgtagtgggttcgatcttacggtgcttgatcccagtgacagaaggggaaccgacacgtatgtatcgttgctactaagataacaagatgagatatatatctgccgcaatagataaacggatctcgtctacatcatgtgatcgttcttattgcatcactccgttttctcatgaacttaatacactagatgcatgctggatagcggtcgatgtaatagtagtatatgcacgcagaagtcggtctactaatcttcgacgtgatgcctatataatgatcattgcctgaataTCATCAtgcttatttgaagttctatcaattgcccaacagtaattatttTCCCACCGTTCGctgtttttctcaagagaagccactagtgaaacctacggcccccgggtctcttttcatcatatttgcctttgcgatctattttttcttgcatttattttcagatctattaaaccaaaaatacaaaaataccttgctgcaatttatttgttttgtgatctatttatcctatctaccactttttacctcatgttatttgcctacttgaggcggcgtacccgaaagggattgacaacccctttaacacgccgggttgcgagtatttgttatttgtgtgcaggtgctatttacgtggtgtgaggaggttttcctactggttcgataaccttgatctcatcactgagggaaatacctaccgtggctatactacatcatcccttcctctttgggaaaataccgacgtagttctagcagacatcaaaaggaatttctggcgccgttgccggggaggatcttcaacataaactaggttcctaatcacaaatctcatctcctcgcaatttacattatttgccattttcctctcgcccacttcacaaaaatttgccattttattcatcctctttttcgttcgcctttttcaCGTCaaatctcttgtttgcttgtgtgaccatgtgtcttctatttgcttgcatcatcgcttgctaaaaatctattgatatggatcctcatcgactagctaatctttttaagagatctaaTTATGTTGAACCagttgctagtgatttgagtgcacttgattatctctatgaagctttgcttgaaattcgtgaatctgaaaattgtgatgaagtgataaaagaagaaatttatgaagtgattcatgatggtttcttgaatgaaaagcatgattgcaatggtgttataataaattctattaatgtcaattatgctagtaatatgcaaaaccccaagcttggggatgctactttTGATATGTCCTCTAGTTATTGCgataatcatgattggggtgattcttcgtatgatcttgaaaatttatttcaagacccatgatgaatatgagattgataatgcaataatattgaaagtgggttcggaagagtgtcaactttagatccacatatttggagaatgttaaatcttctgaattttttgataaaagtgggtttggggaggtcatgactttagtcaatgttaatcccactattttggaagagtgtcaactttgcatacatgtggatcgtgttgagaatatgtttatgtgatagctattttgttgaatttgcttatgatcctacatgtaattattatgagagaggaaaatatggttgtagaaattttcatgttactaaattacctctcttcatgttgtgattgctatcgtctctttctttttccttgcatatgctagtttttgcttgccttgataatttgtttgcttataaaatgcctatgcatggaaagtatgttagacttagatatgTTTGTCACGTGCTATATGAtgatctctttgtgcttcaattcttgtctttcatgcgagcatcatcaaaattattaatgcctagctaggggcgtaaaacgatagggcttgttgggaggcaacccaatgaataaaatttatttttgctttttgcttcctgttcttgagtgttagcacaattatgatactgttatgattgtgtttttgtgtcttaattagtgtttgtaccaagcaagacctttggtaagacttgggtgaaaatttatttgatcttgctgaaaaacagaaacttttgcattcacgagattcgttgtcatttttacataagagtgattttaaggtgattctttttgaataggattaatagacaaattcctcacgtccactaatttatttcataatttttggagttacagaagtattcgaaattttcagattgctacagactgttctgtttttgacagatcctgttttctttgcgttatgtgcctgttttgatgattctatggttttctttgatgagtttttgccatagaaaagttggaatacagtagatataatgaaaaaacaaaataaaaataggttttctacagtactcatagtagtggtttggtgagtgcggctaatctgcacccgggctgatctgcacccacgcttagaaaaaaattcaaaaaaaatactagaaaaattcaaaaaaattcaatttttttttgtggtggtagataatttgacgcgtgaggtgcgccccaaaaatcagctcatttgagcatctgagcagctctcggcaaaaaagacaaaatcagggtctgtaaaaatgtttactgttcacgcactgttttgacccgatttgtcttttttgccgagagctgctcagatgtccaaatgagttgaattttgggacgcacctcacgcgtcaaattatctaccaccacaaaagaatttggaattttttgaatttttctagtatttttttttgaattttttgctgagtgggagcagatgagcccgagcaccgttttgagttttcctggtttggtttcttatattaacggatctcacgaaggttttgtttgagttttgtgtgattgcagttttcaagttttgggttatcttacaatggatgaaggaataaggataagcaaaaggctaagcttggggatgcccgaggcaccccaatataatataaagcttggggatgccccgagtggcatccccgctttcttctaacgacaatcggtattttacttaacactatatttttattcatcacatgatatgagttttgcttggagcgtcctgtatgatatgagtctttgtttgTTTTGCTTTGTGTCTTAAGTGTTGAATCattgctggacacacccttttaatagagccaaaaattatgctatgcttgctcctatgcttcacttaaaattttagagccatggacttgctctagtacttcacttatatctttttgagcccagtgtgctttgttaattttgaagaaatgctctcatgcttcacttagatttatttgggagttagtaaatttttaagaaattctctcttgcttcacttagattattttgagataaaaaaaattatgctcatgatcttcgcttatatttgtttgagcttatcaaaagtaacatatgaaaatagttccaaagtgatagatatccaaggaggatataataaaaactttcatgaagatcattggacaaaataaacttgattcttcgtaatggttttgagatatgacgatataatatgtgagttatgttggtgagtaattgtgctttagtaagaatattgatattGAGGTTTgtaattccctatgcaagcacgtaagtcaatagttatgcaatgaaatttatatcctacttatggtgcattattcggtgttacttatgcttaatgcttgggtacgagatttttctctttttggttggtcacttctcaatctttttgctagccttaagttttgcactaagtatgatcactacttgtgcatccaaaactctttaaaccagttttgccttatgagtccactatacctacctatatgcggtatttccatgccgttctaagaaaatttgcatgtgccatctctaatattcaaaataaatttctcttttgtgtgctctactactcacGAGGCGGTaaaggtagccaatattttccatgctagatgtgttattctcatgatgagggttttttcacttgtcattgcacgagagtacgaaaaaagtactagggatgcccagtccggaaatgaataaatgaatttactttatgttgtcaaataatagattcctcggaaagtgttggtatggagggcacctgtggatacggccagccatggaaagtgaaagttatggtggaaaaaggaataaactttattttctgtttgggaaccgcctatgatgtatctagcatggaaagtgttgggatgctccaagtcgtttttgttggtaggaaaaatatgcctctcaaaaataattttatctctcaatttaagctttcagctctagcacctctactaatcactacttccctccacgaagggcatttcttttacttattcaattttattttgaatttgagtctccatcttctcttataaagcaccaactaaggggcactatgatcgtatttgagcatagggtgtagctaatattcgagtgtgtttcatgaatgggtcaatgattgagcatgatgggctagggataacttgctttagtgttgatattttgaaagacatggttgcttgttggtatgcttgagtattaaagtcttcatgtcaaaactagactattgctttgaatcatacaaaaatccatatgtccatgctataaagaaaagaatgtgatgaacatgttaggcagcattccacatcaaaaattctgtttttatcatttacctactcgaggacgagcaggaattaagcttggggatgctgatacgtctccaacgtatctataatgtttgattgttccatgctgttatattataattcttggatgttttacaatcatttcatagtaattttatatcatttttggtactaacctattgacatagtgcccagtgccagttgttgttttctgcatgttttttacattgcaggaagtcaatatcaaacgaagtccaaatgcaacacaactcctggaacattttttttgggccagaagaaagccaacgggccaaggaagcacctgaggggttgctcgaggtgagcagcacccaccagggcacaccaggaggcccaggcgcgccctagggggttgtGCCTGCCTCGGGTGCCccacgaaccgcctctttgctctatacataccacaatattccagaaaccctaggggagtcgacgaaatattgatccagcccctgcagagtccagaaccaccagatccaatctagacaccgtcatggaggggttcatcacttccataggtgcctctcctatgatgcgtgagtagttctttgtagacctacgggtccgtagttagtagctagatggttcctctctctctcttttgattatcaatacaatggtctcttggagatccatatgatgtaagtcttttggcggtgtgtttgttgggatccgatgaactttgagtttatgatcagatctatgtttttatccatgaaagttatgtgaggcttctttgatctcttatatgcatgatttcttatagcctcgtatttcttctccgatatttgggttttatttggccaacttgatctatttatcttgcaatgggaagaggtgctttgtagtgggtttcatcttatggtgcttgatcccagtgacagaaggggaactgacacgtatgtatcattgctactaaggataacaagatgagatctatatctgccgcaatagataaacggatctcgtctacatcatggcatcgttcttattgcagtactccattttctcatgaacttaatacactagatgcatgctggatagcggtcgaagtgtggagtaataatagtaaatgcaggtaggagtcggtctagtaatcttggacgcgattcctatataatgatcattgcctggatatcgtcatgattatttgaagttctatcaattgcccaacagtaattattttcccaccgtttgctatttttctcgagagaagccataagtgaaacctacggcccccgggtctcttttcatcatattttcctttgtgatctgttttctcttgcatttattttcagatctattaaaccaaaaatacaaaaataccttgctgcaatttatttgttccgcgatctatttatcctatctaccactttttacctcatgttatttgcctacttgaggcgccgtacccgaaagggattgaaaacccctttaacacgtcgggttgcgagtatttgttatttctgtgtaggtgttgtttacatggtgtgaggaggtcctcatactggttcgataaccttggtctcatcactgagggaaatacgtaccgtcgctatactgcatcatcccttcctctttggggaaataccgacgtagttctagcaggcaTCATAAGTTCATAGTTATTTGCCATGAAAGAGGCTATAGTGCAATCTTGGTTCTGACAAATGTCAAATAGAACAGGGAAGCTTTCTTGTAAAATACGGTCATCTAACCACGGGTCATGCCAGCCCTGGCCAAATCCCCACTATTGATGCCAATTCTCCTCCTAGCCATATAAGTTTCCTTGACTTTCATGATGGCTTTCCAACAAGGAGAATCAGAAAAACGGCCGAAGATATTCGCAATAGTTTTGTTTCTAAAATATCATGCTCGGATAATACGTTGCCATAGCTCATCACTAGTTTAGATCTTCCACCACCATTCCTCAAGGAGGCTGATGTTCTACTTATGAAGATCCTTTATACCCAAACCACCAATTTTAATAGATCGACAAATCCTAGTCCATTTAACCATATGGTAAGCATGTTTCTTATTCTTCCTTCTCCAAAAGAAGCTCCTATGATGTTTATTCATTTTTGCAATAAAGGTTTTGTTAAAGAGGAACATGGACATCAAGTATGATGGAACTCCATCAAGACTAGAGTCTAATAATTAATGTAAGCCTAGCCCTAGAGGAGGTTGCATAGGCCACCCACGCATCCAGCTTTTTGATCATCTTAATATCGAGGAAGGCCAACACAATGTTCTTAAGAGTGGAATAGGTGACTGGCACTCCCAGGTATCTCATAGGTAAAGTGCCCACCCAACAACCAAACATCTCTGCATATACCAAGTCAGTTTCATTATCCCCTACAATAACAAATACTTCACTCTTTTCAAAGCTTATTTTTAACTCTGACATAAGCTTGAACAGATACAATGACAATTTGACGTTGACAACCTTGTCTATGTCATGCtcgaaacacaaaactttgtcatcAGCGTATTGTAGGATACCCACCCCTTCCTCAATCAGCTCAGACACCAATCCTTTGATGAGATCATTTTTTTGAGCAGCAAgtactattggggaatgtagcatgcgaaaaatttcctatgctcacgctagatctatctaggagatgcatagcaatgagagtgggagagtgtgtccacataccctcgtagaccgaaagcggaagtgttaggttaatgcggttgatgtagttgaacatcttcatgatccaaccgatctagtaccaaacgtacgacacctccgagttcagcacacgtttagctcgatgacgtccctcgaactcttgatctagtagagggtcgagggagagtttcgtcagcacgatggtgtggtgacggtgatggtgatgtgatccgcgtagggcttcgcctaagcactacgatgctatgaccggaggagtaaactatggaggcggGCACTGCAGACAGCAAATTgaacaattgatgtgtctttggggtgcccccacccccgtatataatggagtggaggaggaggtggccgaccaggaggggcgcgccatgggggggtgtcctactaggaca
It contains:
- the LOC119335286 gene encoding uncharacterized protein LOC119335286; the encoded protein is MAVLRRTMKLALPMIVAAFLLLAVLGESRPLGGADWAAAGGTPLPGASTTMAQALRRLYTQRLTGPGASCTTNSPNVPCPP